In Chrysemys picta bellii isolate R12L10 chromosome 3, ASM1138683v2, whole genome shotgun sequence, a single genomic region encodes these proteins:
- the LOC135982171 gene encoding uncharacterized protein LOC135982171: MQSSPAVMAMQSVNRKRAPAWTDREVLDLIAVWGDESVLSELRSKRRNAKIYEKISKDMAERGYSRDATQCRVKIKELRQGYQKTKEANGRSGSHPQTSRFYEALHSILGAAATTTPPVTVDSEDGILSTAGSSDMLGDGEDEEGDEEGEAVGSSHNADFPDSQDLFITLTEIPYEASPAITPDTESGEGSATPSATVSQPSLESHSQRLARIRRRKKRTREDMFSELMASSQAQAAQQTQWRENLTRMHQANMDREERWRQEDQQATLTLLGLLREQTDTLRRLVDVLQERRQEDRAPLQSISNRPPPPPSPIPTSPKVQRRRGGRVPANSHSTPAESSSSRRLSFPKI, encoded by the exons atgcagagctctccagcagtgatggccatgcagtctgtgaatagaaagagagccccagcatggactgatcgtgaagtcttggatctcatcgctgtgtggggcgatgagtccgtgctttccgagctgcgatccaaaagaaggaatgcaaagatctacgagaagatctctaaagacatggcagagagaggatacagccgggatgcaacgcagtgccgcgtgaaaatcaaggagctgagacaaggctaccagaagaccaaagaggcaaacggacgctccggatcccatccccagacatcccgtttctacgaggcactgcattccatcctcggtgctgccgccaccactaccccaccagtgaccgtggactctgaggatgggatactgtccacggccggttcctcagacatgttaggggacggggaagatgaggaaggagatgaggagggcgaggcagttggcagctctcacaacgctgatttccccgacagccaggatctcttcatcacccttacagagatcccctacgaagcgtccccagccattaccccggacacagaatctggtgaaggatcagcca ccccgtctgcgactgtctcacaacctagcctggaatcacactcccagaggctagcgcggattaggcgtaggaagaagaggacacgggaggacatgttctctgagcttatggcctcttcccaagcccaggcagcacagcagacccagtggcgggagaacttgacccgaatgcaccaagccaacatggatcgggaggagaggtggcggcaggaagaccagcaggcgactctaacgctgcttggactactgagggagcaaacggacacactccggcgccttgtggatgttctgcaggaacggaggcaggaggacagagccccgctgcagtccatctctaaccgccctcccccgccaccaagtcccatacccacctcacccaaagtgcaaagaaggagaggcggcagagtccctgctaactctcactccacccctgcagagagctctagtagcagaaggctctcatttcccaaaatttga